The DNA region GAGAATACGGATAATCCCATGAGGCTTAGAAATATAATTGAAGGTTTAAAATTGGTAAAGGAATATTTTAATACACCAATAATATACCCAATTCATCCGAGGACATTGAAGAGGATTAAAGAGTATGGCATTGACGTGGAGGGGTTAAATCTAATAGAACCACTAGATTACCTGAGTTTCCTGAAACTTGAGAGTAAAGCTAAATTGATATTCACAGATTCAGGAGGCGTACAAGAGGAGGCATGCATACTAAGAGTTCCATGCGTAACATTAAGGTATAATACTGAGAGACCTGAAACCTTGGAGGTTGGTGCAAATGTACTTGCAGGGACAGAGCCAAAGGAGATACTTGAGAAAGCAAAAATAATGATTAATGCGAAGAGGGATTGGGAGAACCCATTTGGTGATGGCAGAGCTGCCAATAGAATAATAAACATTATAAGTAGAGGGGAATATAGACAGTTTAAGTGATCGTGTTTGGCGAAGATACTGGTTACTGGTGGACTTGGATTCATAGGTTCAAACCTTGTCAGGGAGCTTAGAAGTAGGGGGCATGATGTCTGGCTATGCGACCTAACACATTCCCACGACCCAAAATCCATTAGATGTGATGTGAGTAAGTATAGGCAAGTTGAGAGAATTTTTGAGCAACACGACTTCGAATACGTATATCATTTGGCGGCTGAGTATGGGAGATGGAATGGTGAAGACTACTATGAAAACTTATGGTTAACGAATGCAGTTGGAACGAAGAACATGATAAGAATGCAAGAGAAGAGGAAGTTTAGAATGATATTCTTCAGCAGTGCCGAGATTTATGGCGATTACGATGGTGTGATGAGTGAAGATATCCCCGAAAAGATACATATACACCTACTAAACGATTATGCAATGACAAAGTGGGTTGGGGAGATGATGATCAAGAATTCAGCCATGCAATATGGAACTGAAACTGTGATCGTTAGACCATTCAACGTATACGGCCCAGGGGAGCATTATAATCCATATAGAGGATTCATACCTAAATTCATATATAAAGCGTTACATGATGAACCATACACGGTATACCTGGGGCATAAGAGGACACTTGAATATATCGATGACGTTTGCAGGGCAGTTGCAAACATAGTTGAAAACTTCAAACCTGGAGAAGTATACAATCTTGGTGGAGACGAATTGTATGAGATAAAGTACATCTCAGACTTGATACTCAAATATCTTGGGAAGGATGACTCGAAAGTTACATATAAGGAGGCTGAACCATTCACAACGAAGGTTAAGAGGCCGGACTCGACAAAGGCGAAGAGGGACTTGAACTTTAAAGTGAATGTCAAGCCTGAAGAGGGGATACCGAAAACCATAGAATGGTTTAGGAGGGTGTATGGCAAATGAATTTAGAGGAAGTACTCAGCCACTATACTGGGAAAAGGATACTGATAACTGGTGGAGCTGGATGTATAGGGAGCAACCTAACAAAAGCATTACTTAAAGCTGAACCTGAAATGATAATAATAATCGACGATCTATCAGCATCATATGAATGGAATATACCAAAACACCAGAAGGTGATATTCATACATGGAAGCATACTTGATGAAGAGAAGATGAAGAGGGCATTCAGCTACAAACCACACTACGTATTCCATCTAGCAGCACACTTCGCAAACCAGAATAGCGTAGACCACCCTGAAACAGACCTACTAGTAAACGGCTTGGGAACACTGAAAACATTGGAATATGCCAATCTAACTGGAGTGGAGAAGTTCATATTCGCATCATCGGGATGCTCAGTATATGGAAGCCAAGCACCACTACCACTAAAAGAAGACTTCGTATCCCTACACTTGGATACACCATACCAAATTCACAAACTACTAGGAGAACTATACTGCAACTACTTCCACAACTATTACGGATTGCCGGTGGCCATAGCGAGATACTTCAACGTATACGGCCCAGGAGAAGTGCCCGGAAAATATAGGAATGTTATACCGAATTTTATTTGGTGGGCAATGCACGGCCAACCACTACCAATAACTGGAACTGGAGAGGAAACAAGAGACTTCACATACGTGGAAGACATAGTTGACGGAACACTGAGAATGGGGGTTGTTGAGGAGGCTGTGGGTGAGGCAATAAACCTAGCATCAGGAACAGAAACAAGGATCATAGACTTAGCAAACTGGATAAACGAAATAACAGGGAACAAGGCTGGAATAGTATTCAAACCGAGAAGAGACTGGGATAAAGCAATAAGGAGGAGAGCATCAATAGAGAAAGCCAAGAAGATACTTGGATACGAGCCAAAAACGGACATGAAAACTGGACTGAGAAAAGTCTACGAATGGATCAAGGAAAACATGGATAAAATAGAGAAAGTAGTGAAGTTTTGAGCGTTGGTGGAAAACATACTGTCAGTGGATGTGGAGGAAGTATTTCATGGCGAATATACACGACAATATAGACAAAACTTATACTACAGGACGCCAGATAACATTCCGCCTATATTGAAGATGTTTGAGGAATACAATGTTAAGGCAACATTTTTCATAGTTGGAGAAATAGCTGAGAAATTTCCGGAAATCATAAACATGATACTGGAAGAGGGGCATGAAATAGCTTTCCATGGATGGATACATGAACCCCTATGGAAATTAGCACCTGAACGGTTTAGAAGGGAAGTTAAAGCCTTTAAAAAACTCCACCCCAATTGCATAGGTTTCAGAGCACCATCATTCTCCTTAAACAATAAAACGAAATGGGCTCTAAAAATACTATGTGAAGAAGGGTTCAAGTACGACTCAAGCATATTCCCAACGTGGACACCATTATATGGCATGTACAATGCTCCAACACACCCATACCATCCATCTATAGTCAACATAACGGAAGAGGATAATAATGGCTTCATAATAGAGTTCCCTCTAGCCATATACGAATTGCTAGGACTCAAAATTCCTATAGCTGGAGGATTATGGTTACGTCTATGGAATTTAGGTCTAATAAAGAGGGGGATAAAGAAGATTAATGATAAAGGATTTCCAGCAGTCATTTACATACATAACTGGGAACTTGACGAGAAAACTCCTAAAATTAATGCAGGAATTTTAGGAAGATTTCAAGTTTATCATAACTTGAATAAAGCAAAGCAAAAACTAGCATCCTTGCTGAGCGAATTCAAATTCACAAATTTCTCCACATACATTAAGGATGCTCTGAAGTAATGGGCTCAGTCTTAGTTACCGATGCATCTGAAAGAACTGCCTTAGCAGTCATAAGATCTCTAGGTAAAAGAGGCATAAAAGTATTGGCTGCCGATACCACAAAATTTAATGCTGGATTCCTATCAAAATACTGCACTCAAAAAGTGATCTACCCTTCACCGATAGAAGATAAAGAGAAATTTGTGAAATCATTACTACGCTTGATGAAAAACATAAGATTAGACTTACTGATACCAATAACTGACTTCACCATGATGCCTATTTTCGAAAGAAAAGAGGAATTTGAACAATATGTTAAGGTGGCAGCACCCCCCTATGAGGTTGCAATGAAAGCTTATGATAAATTCCAAACAATTAGCATCGCAGAGAAATGTGGAGTACCGCATCCTAAAACATTCCTAATAGATGATGTAAAAACTTTGAGGGAAGTGGCGAGCGAACTTAACTATCCAGTAGTAATTAAACCTAGGATGAAGGTTTTCTGGAATGATAGAAAAGCAGTTATGATAAAGGTCACACCAATTAACTATGCATATAATAAGGAGGATCTTTTATTTAAATATAAGAGCTTAATGGGCAAACTTAAGGGTAAAGTGCCTTCTGATTTCTTCCTCTTACAGGAATATGCAAAGGGGATAGGGGTTGGCGTGGAAGTGTTAATGGACTATTCTTCTGATCTTATTGCGTTATTTATGCATAAAAGATTACGCGAGTATCCCGTGACTGGTGGGGCGAGCACATTAAGAGTTAGCATATGGAATAGAAGGCTAGTGGAATACTCGATAAAACTATTGAAGGAAATGAAGTGGCAAGGAGTTGCGATGGTAGAATTTAAGTTGAATGAAGAAAATGAAGATGCAAACCTTATGGAAGTTAATGGAAGATTTTGGGGTTCTCTACCATTAGCAATAAATGCCGGAGTAGATTTCCCTTACCTACTCTACAAAATGATTGTGGAAAAAGATACTTTTACTGTAAATGGTTATAAGTTGGGTCTTACTGAAAGATGGCTTATACCTGGAGACTTACTATGGCTATTGGATTCATTACTCCTAAGTAACGGAAACCCTAAGTTTATTGCCCTTAAAAAATTCCTATTCTCCCCATTTATGCCAGATGACATTATCTCATCAGATGACTTTATGCCAACAATAGGCGCATCGGTTAACATTCTGCATTACCTTATAGAGATTTTTAAGAAGAAGCGAACGATTTACGGTGAAGTTTTGGGGTTCTAATTTTATATGTATTTAAAAATTAGGGCATTTCAAATTATGGTTCCAGTAAAGCGAGGAATGCTGATGACTGCCTCACGGCTCAAAAAATGTTAGGATATTTGGATACTGAAAACATGAAGTTGAACATAGAAGTTGCAGATGAATGCGACGCACGTTTATGGAATGAATTCGTTAAAATGAACCCTCATGCTACACCATATCACTTGTGGGAATACGGTAAATCGCTCTCATTAACGTACGGCTACAAAAGATTTTACCTTATTGCAAAAGAAGATGAAGAAATAGTGGGCATACTACCACTAATTCAAGTGAAAAGCCTTCTATTTTACAATAAGCTAATCTCTCTACCTTTTTGTGAGTATGGAGGTCAACTTTCAGAATCTAAATATATCGCAAAATCGTTGTGGAAAATGGCTATCGAGGTTGCCAACAAACTTAAGGTAGATTATGTAGAAATTAGAAATCCAAGCAGCATCCCTGATATCAATGGATACCATAGAATTCAAAGATACGTTGCATTTGAAATAGATTTAACAAAAAGTAAAGATAATTTATGGCGTAATCTCGACAAGAAGACAAGAAATGCCATTAGAAAAGCTATGAAAAACGGAGTCGAAGTGGAAGAAGTTAAAAATGAGAACGATCTAAAGCTTTACTACAAGCTATATCTTAAGACACAAAAACGACATGGATCACCCCCAAATAGTTTTAAATTATTTTATAACATTTATCGACAACTACAACCAATGGGGATCATGAGAATATTACTGGCTAAATATCAAGGAAAAACTATAGGTGGAATAATTACTTTCCACTTTAACGAAATCATTTACTGGTGGGGGAATGTGACGGAACCTGATTATAGACGCCTCAATCCGACGAACCTTCTATTGTGGAAAGTGATCGAATGGGGAAATGAGAATAACTTTAAAATCTTCAACCTTGGAAGAACTCGAAAAGGTACATCAATCCATCACTTTAAGGATGGATGGGGAGGAAAGGAAATAATCCTTCAAGATTACGTGTATTTCTTAAATGGAAAAATGAATAGTGGGAAATTACCAGACCCAAATCAAGGTAAATACCGGTTTCTATCGATAGGCTGGTCGCTTTTACCTACAGCATTCGCAGAAAAATTAGGACCAAAAATTATAAGCAAAATAGGATTATAAAGGGTTATAATGACAAGTAATATCGCCTTGT from Candidatus Methanomethylicota archaeon includes:
- a CDS encoding polysaccharide deacetylase family protein, with the protein product MENILSVDVEEVFHGEYTRQYRQNLYYRTPDNIPPILKMFEEYNVKATFFIVGEIAEKFPEIINMILEEGHEIAFHGWIHEPLWKLAPERFRREVKAFKKLHPNCIGFRAPSFSLNNKTKWALKILCEEGFKYDSSIFPTWTPLYGMYNAPTHPYHPSIVNITEEDNNGFIIEFPLAIYELLGLKIPIAGGLWLRLWNLGLIKRGIKKINDKGFPAVIYIHNWELDEKTPKINAGILGRFQVYHNLNKAKQKLASLLSEFKFTNFSTYIKDALK
- a CDS encoding GNAT family N-acetyltransferase; its protein translation is MDTENMKLNIEVADECDARLWNEFVKMNPHATPYHLWEYGKSLSLTYGYKRFYLIAKEDEEIVGILPLIQVKSLLFYNKLISLPFCEYGGQLSESKYIAKSLWKMAIEVANKLKVDYVEIRNPSSIPDINGYHRIQRYVAFEIDLTKSKDNLWRNLDKKTRNAIRKAMKNGVEVEEVKNENDLKLYYKLYLKTQKRHGSPPNSFKLFYNIYRQLQPMGIMRILLAKYQGKTIGGIITFHFNEIIYWWGNVTEPDYRRLNPTNLLLWKVIEWGNENNFKIFNLGRTRKGTSIHHFKDGWGGKEIILQDYVYFLNGKMNSGKLPDPNQGKYRFLSIGWSLLPTAFAEKLGPKIISKIGL
- a CDS encoding NAD(P)-dependent oxidoreductase — protein: MAKILVTGGLGFIGSNLVRELRSRGHDVWLCDLTHSHDPKSIRCDVSKYRQVERIFEQHDFEYVYHLAAEYGRWNGEDYYENLWLTNAVGTKNMIRMQEKRKFRMIFFSSAEIYGDYDGVMSEDIPEKIHIHLLNDYAMTKWVGEMMIKNSAMQYGTETVIVRPFNVYGPGEHYNPYRGFIPKFIYKALHDEPYTVYLGHKRTLEYIDDVCRAVANIVENFKPGEVYNLGGDELYEIKYISDLILKYLGKDDSKVTYKEAEPFTTKVKRPDSTKAKRDLNFKVNVKPEEGIPKTIEWFRRVYGK
- a CDS encoding NAD-dependent epimerase/dehydratase family protein, which translates into the protein MNLEEVLSHYTGKRILITGGAGCIGSNLTKALLKAEPEMIIIIDDLSASYEWNIPKHQKVIFIHGSILDEEKMKRAFSYKPHYVFHLAAHFANQNSVDHPETDLLVNGLGTLKTLEYANLTGVEKFIFASSGCSVYGSQAPLPLKEDFVSLHLDTPYQIHKLLGELYCNYFHNYYGLPVAIARYFNVYGPGEVPGKYRNVIPNFIWWAMHGQPLPITGTGEETRDFTYVEDIVDGTLRMGVVEEAVGEAINLASGTETRIIDLANWINEITGNKAGIVFKPRRDWDKAIRRRASIEKAKKILGYEPKTDMKTGLRKVYEWIKENMDKIEKVVKF
- a CDS encoding ATP-grasp domain-containing protein, which translates into the protein MGSVLVTDASERTALAVIRSLGKRGIKVLAADTTKFNAGFLSKYCTQKVIYPSPIEDKEKFVKSLLRLMKNIRLDLLIPITDFTMMPIFERKEEFEQYVKVAAPPYEVAMKAYDKFQTISIAEKCGVPHPKTFLIDDVKTLREVASELNYPVVIKPRMKVFWNDRKAVMIKVTPINYAYNKEDLLFKYKSLMGKLKGKVPSDFFLLQEYAKGIGVGVEVLMDYSSDLIALFMHKRLREYPVTGGASTLRVSIWNRRLVEYSIKLLKEMKWQGVAMVEFKLNEENEDANLMEVNGRFWGSLPLAINAGVDFPYLLYKMIVEKDTFTVNGYKLGLTERWLIPGDLLWLLDSLLLSNGNPKFIALKKFLFSPFMPDDIISSDDFMPTIGASVNILHYLIEIFKKKRTIYGEVLGF